The genomic interval AATACGTGGCGACCTCCTCCCCCGGTTTCACGCCCGCCTTTTCGAACAACTCCTTCAGTTTCGGAACGGGAAGCAGCTTGTTCGTGGTGTCGAACAGGGTGTTGAAGAACAGGTTCTTGGCGCCCGGAATGTGTCCGAGGCGGCCCTGGCCCGGGGTCGTGCCGTTGTAGAAGTTCGGCGCCCGCGCATC from Bacteroidota bacterium carries:
- a CDS encoding rhodanese-like domain-containing protein; translated protein: DARAPNFYNGTTPGQGRLGHIPGAKNLFFNTLFDTTNKLLPVPKLKELFEKAGVKPGEEVATYCHVGQTASAVYFTARYLGYSVHLYDGSWDEWGGRMDLPVEVPEKADSTKK